The following are from one region of the Leptospira terpstrae serovar Hualin str. LT 11-33 = ATCC 700639 genome:
- a CDS encoding pirin family protein: MKHKSIQYAQKLDFQWPTSDPFLFCVHHEDFYPKGNGKFGPDASLQGRQIGQDFAGKDGWRMYHGETIPGFPGHPHRGFETVTVVQRGLIDHADSQGAAGRYGDGDVQWMTAGAGIQHSEMFPLVDETSDNTLELFQIWLNLPAKNKFVDPHFKMFWNEDIPVKHVSDANGKKVKIKTVAGSLFGEKPLDPPPDSWAGDPTNEVGIYILDLDPDVSFVIPGSSKGNNRNLYYFRGEGLILDDVVVPGKHMYNLTSDLAVTLKNGSETGRILILEGKPIAEPVVQYGPFVMNKQEEIQQAFDDYRKTQFGGWPWDSYDPVHVGKGRFARHADGKEEIPT, translated from the coding sequence ATGAAACATAAATCCATACAATACGCCCAAAAACTCGACTTCCAATGGCCCACATCGGATCCTTTTTTGTTTTGTGTCCACCATGAAGATTTTTATCCCAAAGGGAACGGAAAATTTGGCCCTGATGCCTCCTTACAAGGAAGACAAATTGGCCAAGATTTTGCAGGTAAAGATGGTTGGAGGATGTACCACGGCGAAACCATTCCTGGATTTCCAGGTCATCCTCACCGCGGATTTGAAACGGTGACTGTAGTCCAAAGAGGCCTCATTGATCATGCGGATTCCCAAGGTGCAGCAGGAAGGTATGGAGATGGTGACGTACAATGGATGACTGCCGGTGCCGGTATACAACATTCCGAAATGTTTCCTTTAGTAGACGAGACGAGCGATAATACTTTGGAACTCTTCCAAATTTGGCTCAACCTCCCTGCAAAAAATAAATTTGTAGATCCTCATTTCAAAATGTTTTGGAACGAAGACATACCCGTGAAACATGTATCTGATGCGAATGGGAAAAAAGTAAAAATTAAAACCGTCGCAGGATCTTTGTTTGGCGAAAAACCACTGGATCCTCCCCCGGATTCTTGGGCAGGAGATCCTACAAACGAAGTGGGAATTTATATTTTAGATTTAGATCCCGATGTCAGTTTTGTCATTCCAGGTAGTTCCAAAGGAAACAACAGAAACCTTTATTATTTCCGAGGCGAAGGCCTGATTTTAGATGATGTCGTTGTTCCTGGCAAACATATGTACAATCTTACATCGGATCTAGCAGTGACATTGAAGAATGGATCAGAAACGGGTCGGATTTTGATTTTAGAAGGAAAACCCATTGCAGAACCAGTGGTTCAGTATGGGCCCTTTGTTATGAACAAACAAGAAGAAATCCAACAAGCGTTTGATGATTATCGCAAAACACAGTTTGGTGGTTGGCCTTGGGATTCTTATGATCCGGTTCATGTTGGCAAAGGAAGATTTGCCAGACATGCGGATGGAAAGGAAGAAATTCCCACTTAA
- a CDS encoding PAS domain-containing sensor histidine kinase, whose translation MSLQPKTYEVILGDLNRLEKENQMLKQTCDDTTSKHTNLIHTLQFTQFSIDTISETIVWIDADGNFVFVNDAACKNYGYTKEELLSMKMFQVDPLFSVERWNEHWQEILDRKSFTIETINQRKDGTSVPIEVTVNLVEYDGKQYNCAIIRDITERKLSEDKLKQSAIRLAELNATKDKFFSIIAHDLRGPLGTQREFTKILSENDSHFSETERVQYLKMLEESSDLVYSLLENLLDWSRSQSGNITFQPISILFYDLVQRVVGLLNLSANKKKVIISNQIPKGLEIFADLLMIETVVRNLISNAIKFSYSNHEVTIGISNESQTTSPVFYVKDQGVGMEKEQLNNLFRLDKKISTPGTGQESGTGLGLILCKEFLEKHNGSVWVQSEPNKGSTFFFQLGQTNIS comes from the coding sequence ATGTCTCTACAACCCAAGACATACGAAGTCATTTTAGGTGATCTAAACCGTTTGGAAAAAGAGAACCAAATGTTAAAACAGACTTGTGACGATACCACATCGAAACATACGAATTTAATCCATACCCTTCAATTCACACAATTTTCCATTGATACAATTTCAGAAACCATCGTTTGGATAGATGCAGATGGAAACTTTGTTTTTGTAAATGATGCTGCTTGTAAAAACTATGGATATACGAAAGAAGAATTACTATCGATGAAAATGTTTCAAGTGGATCCGTTGTTTAGTGTGGAGCGTTGGAATGAACACTGGCAGGAAATTTTAGATCGCAAATCCTTTACGATAGAAACTATCAATCAACGAAAAGATGGAACTAGTGTTCCGATAGAAGTTACCGTAAACTTAGTAGAATATGACGGAAAACAATATAATTGTGCAATCATACGCGATATCACGGAACGAAAACTTTCTGAGGACAAACTGAAACAATCGGCAATCCGATTAGCAGAACTCAACGCAACGAAAGATAAGTTCTTTTCTATCATTGCCCATGACTTACGAGGCCCTTTAGGAACCCAACGCGAATTTACTAAAATCCTAAGTGAAAATGATTCCCATTTTTCAGAAACCGAAAGGGTACAATATTTAAAAATGTTAGAAGAATCTTCTGATTTGGTTTATTCCCTACTAGAAAACCTTTTGGACTGGTCCCGTTCTCAAAGTGGAAATATCACCTTCCAACCTATTTCAATTCTTTTTTATGATCTAGTACAGAGAGTTGTTGGACTCTTAAATCTTTCCGCTAACAAAAAGAAAGTGATCATCTCTAACCAAATTCCTAAAGGCCTAGAAATATTTGCTGATTTATTAATGATTGAAACTGTTGTTCGAAATTTAATTTCCAATGCAATCAAATTTAGTTACTCTAATCACGAAGTAACTATTGGTATTTCTAACGAATCACAAACGACTTCCCCTGTTTTTTATGTCAAAGACCAAGGTGTGGGAATGGAAAAAGAGCAGTTAAATAATCTATTTCGATTGGATAAAAAAATTTCCACTCCAGGAACAGGACAAGAATCTGGTACAGGCCTTGGGCTCATTCTTTGTAAAGAATTTTTGGAAAAACATAATGGATCTGTTTGGGTACAAAGTGAACCAAACAAAGGCTCTACTTTCTTTTTTCAATTAGGACAAACCAATATTTCCTAA
- the ilvD gene encoding dihydroxy-acid dehydratase codes for MTLNRYSRTLTQDESLPASQAMIIGSGVPYEDLNKPFIGIGSTGFDGNPCNMHLTTLSALQKKSVLDTKQMVGLLFNTIGVSDGITNGNDGMRYSLPSREIIADSIETIAGAHYYDGLLFTAGCDKNMPGAIMAMARLNRPSIMVYGGTINGGNYKGEKLNIVSAFEAYGKKINGKITEDDFKEVIKNSCPGPGACGGMYTANTMATAIEVMGMSLPYSSSSPARSEEKKKECMNIGKYMYNLLEKDIKPSDIITPKSILNALRVVTILGGSTNAALHMIAIARTMGIPLDLEQIQKVTDKTPLLADMKPSGKYLMEDLHAIGGTPAIMKFMLSEGLIDGSCLTVTGKTIAENLEGLPDLPKDQDLLRPVSNPIKKEGHIQVLYGNIAKKGAVAKITGHEGEMFEGKAICFDSEVEANTGIRDGKVKPGHVVVIRYVGPKGGPGMPEMLKPTSAIIGAGLGDNVALITDGRFSGGSHGFVVGHITPEAIEGGELALVQDGDTILIDARTNQLELKISAEELEKRRAKWVKPPYRITTGYLWKYIQMVKDASTGCLTDR; via the coding sequence ATGACTTTGAATCGATACAGCCGCACTCTTACCCAAGACGAATCCCTTCCCGCCTCTCAAGCAATGATCATTGGCTCCGGCGTTCCATATGAAGATTTAAATAAACCTTTCATCGGAATTGGAAGTACAGGATTTGATGGAAACCCTTGTAATATGCACCTAACCACACTTTCTGCCCTACAAAAGAAAAGTGTTTTAGATACAAAACAAATGGTGGGTTTACTTTTTAATACCATTGGTGTGAGTGATGGAATCACAAACGGAAATGATGGAATGCGTTATTCTTTACCTTCACGAGAAATCATTGCCGATTCCATTGAAACCATTGCAGGTGCACATTATTATGACGGCCTCCTATTTACTGCAGGTTGTGATAAAAATATGCCAGGAGCTATCATGGCAATGGCAAGACTCAATCGTCCTTCCATCATGGTCTATGGTGGAACCATTAACGGTGGGAACTATAAAGGTGAAAAATTAAATATTGTCTCAGCCTTTGAGGCTTATGGAAAAAAAATTAACGGTAAAATCACTGAAGATGATTTTAAAGAAGTGATTAAAAATTCCTGCCCAGGTCCGGGTGCCTGTGGTGGAATGTACACGGCAAACACAATGGCTACTGCCATCGAAGTTATGGGAATGAGTTTGCCTTATAGTTCGTCTTCTCCAGCTCGCAGTGAAGAAAAGAAAAAAGAATGTATGAATATTGGAAAGTACATGTACAATCTTTTAGAAAAGGACATTAAACCATCTGATATCATCACTCCTAAATCGATTTTAAATGCCCTTCGAGTAGTGACCATTCTTGGTGGTTCTACAAATGCTGCCTTACATATGATCGCAATAGCAAGAACAATGGGAATCCCTCTCGACTTAGAACAAATTCAGAAAGTAACCGATAAAACTCCACTCCTAGCAGATATGAAACCAAGTGGAAAGTATCTTATGGAAGATCTACATGCCATAGGTGGAACACCTGCGATCATGAAATTCATGTTAAGCGAAGGTTTAATTGATGGATCTTGTTTGACTGTGACTGGAAAAACCATTGCAGAAAACTTAGAAGGCCTTCCGGACCTTCCCAAAGACCAAGACTTACTTCGCCCTGTCAGTAACCCGATAAAAAAAGAAGGCCATATCCAAGTTCTTTATGGAAACATTGCCAAAAAAGGGGCTGTCGCAAAAATCACGGGCCACGAAGGGGAAATGTTCGAAGGAAAAGCTATTTGTTTTGATTCCGAAGTAGAAGCAAATACCGGAATTCGTGACGGAAAAGTGAAACCAGGCCATGTGGTTGTGATTCGTTATGTGGGCCCGAAAGGGGGTCCAGGAATGCCAGAGATGTTAAAACCTACTTCTGCCATCATAGGGGCTGGCCTTGGAGATAATGTAGCACTCATTACCGATGGTCGGTTTTCTGGGGGAAGCCATGGATTTGTTGTGGGGCATATCACACCAGAAGCTATCGAAGGTGGGGAATTGGCTTTGGTTCAAGATGGGGATACGATTCTTATTGATGCTCGCACAAACCAACTCGAACTTAAAATCTCAGCAGAGGAATTGGAAAAACGAAGAGCTAAATGGGTAAAACCACCTTACCGCATTACTACAGGATACCTTTGGAAGTACATCCAAATGGTAAAAGATGCAAGTACCGGTTGCCTAACAGACCGTTAG
- a CDS encoding nitroreductase codes for MNSELISIHGKTATITEALETRHSIREYLPQPIPETTLKTIFEKALRTPSWKNSQPWKVHIVSGEKKDLLARNLTKAARESTPQPETNWPESYPSDAKKRMFDLGMKIYGVAGIDRKDKEARDQFMLRNFAFFGAPTAVFITSKFDLNFFVGIDLGCFVQSVLLLAREEGLGTCPQAALGAFPDVVRASLELPKEEKVIMGLSIGYPKPDSDLNRFHTPRESAEDLLRFY; via the coding sequence ATGAACTCTGAATTGATATCCATCCACGGAAAAACAGCCACCATCACCGAAGCTTTAGAAACTAGACATAGCATTCGAGAGTATTTACCCCAACCAATTCCAGAAACAACCCTGAAGACAATTTTTGAAAAAGCTCTGCGGACACCCAGTTGGAAAAACTCACAACCATGGAAGGTTCATATTGTGAGTGGGGAAAAAAAAGACCTGTTGGCAAGAAACCTAACAAAAGCAGCTCGTGAGTCTACACCGCAGCCAGAAACAAATTGGCCAGAATCCTATCCTAGTGATGCCAAAAAACGAATGTTTGATTTGGGAATGAAAATCTACGGTGTTGCAGGGATTGATAGAAAAGATAAAGAAGCAAGAGACCAATTTATGCTTCGTAACTTTGCATTTTTTGGAGCACCTACAGCAGTTTTTATAACATCCAAATTTGATCTTAACTTTTTTGTCGGAATTGATTTGGGTTGTTTTGTTCAGTCGGTTCTGCTTTTAGCAAGAGAAGAAGGATTGGGAACTTGTCCACAAGCGGCACTTGGAGCTTTTCCGGATGTGGTTCGGGCTTCTCTTGAATTACCCAAAGAAGAAAAGGTGATCATGGGCTTAAGTATTGGATATCCAAAACCTGATTCAGATCTCAATCGTTTCCACACGCCAAGGGAATCAGCTGAAGATTTACTTCGTTTCTATTGA
- a CDS encoding TetR/AcrR family transcriptional regulator yields the protein MKKEPTRVRLLQVSRHLFLKQGYSETGLNQIVEEAKTVKASLYQHFSSKEMLGKEVLRLYSEENLTLLKSLMKRNPKPLDFVKAWVRILSREARESQLYGCGMANFRAQIAPQELEILKEIEEIANKTINCLAEYLEESVENGHLNSKVDCRLLAKHLFFVYEGVLQGYRLLDDRRSLDELYKIAESLIPSPK from the coding sequence ATGAAAAAAGAACCAACTCGTGTACGCCTCCTCCAAGTCAGTCGGCATCTTTTTTTAAAACAAGGTTATTCGGAAACAGGACTCAACCAAATTGTAGAGGAAGCAAAAACTGTTAAAGCCAGTCTATACCAACATTTTTCTTCCAAGGAAATGTTAGGGAAGGAGGTGCTTAGGTTATATTCCGAAGAAAATCTAACATTGCTTAAATCCTTAATGAAACGAAATCCAAAACCATTAGATTTTGTAAAAGCTTGGGTTCGTATCCTTTCCAGAGAGGCAAGGGAATCACAACTTTATGGTTGTGGTATGGCTAACTTTCGTGCACAAATTGCTCCACAAGAATTAGAGATACTTAAAGAAATTGAAGAAATTGCAAACAAAACTATCAATTGTTTGGCAGAGTATTTGGAAGAGTCGGTTGAAAATGGTCATTTAAATTCTAAAGTAGATTGTCGTTTACTCGCCAAACATTTATTCTTTGTTTATGAAGGGGTTTTGCAAGGATACAGGTTGCTTGATGACAGAAGGTCATTGGATGAATTGTATAAAATTGCTGAAAGTTTGATCCCATCTCCTAAATGA
- a CDS encoding M20/M25/M40 family metallo-hydrolase: MKFFISLSIVTGFFLQCSFGQKVKYAELKQSYPKVNWEARRTEAVKLLSDLLKIPSVRGNEIQVAKYIQGVLAKEGIPSRFVFVPKYPTRPNLIAELPATVQNPESGIILANHLDTVEFDTKEWKLPPLSGTVSEGRVWGRGAIDMKGMAVMELIAFLEIKRSGIPRTRKIMYLALADEESGSVLGGKYMTSKQKQVFEGYEYAINEGGVATRDIVIPGATIFNIQYAEKGNIWLRAKITGTSGHGSSPPPQYPALSLIQFFNEVRELESDIRITSETDAFFYQLGTISSFPNSFFLKNARNPLIKPLLHGTIRSNRHLTAMTTNTKSITGFRTTEGEGGENVIAGEASGRLDIRTLPGVDIEEFAKKVKSIAEKYKAEITFTDINPTDVSPINTRFFSTLAAVSVNKFPNSTVTPFLSPGKTDNSYLRRVGIKAYGLIPAVLKSEDIDGMHGKNENMTIDNLELGTKILFETLVEMNQ, from the coding sequence ATGAAGTTTTTCATTTCGTTATCAATCGTAACAGGATTCTTTTTACAATGTTCCTTCGGTCAAAAAGTAAAGTATGCAGAACTGAAACAGTCTTATCCCAAAGTCAATTGGGAAGCTCGTAGAACAGAAGCGGTCAAACTCCTATCAGATCTATTAAAGATCCCTTCTGTTCGTGGAAATGAAATCCAGGTTGCAAAATACATCCAAGGAGTTCTGGCTAAAGAAGGAATCCCTTCTCGTTTTGTCTTTGTTCCCAAATACCCAACAAGACCCAATTTGATAGCAGAATTACCTGCTACAGTGCAAAATCCAGAATCAGGAATCATCCTCGCAAACCATTTAGATACAGTAGAATTTGATACTAAAGAATGGAAGTTGCCTCCTCTATCGGGAACAGTGAGTGAAGGTCGTGTTTGGGGGCGTGGTGCGATTGATATGAAAGGAATGGCCGTTATGGAATTAATCGCTTTTCTTGAGATCAAACGATCGGGAATTCCAAGAACTAGAAAGATCATGTATTTGGCTCTTGCAGACGAAGAATCAGGATCTGTGTTAGGTGGAAAATACATGACTTCAAAACAAAAACAAGTTTTTGAAGGATATGAATACGCTATCAATGAAGGCGGAGTGGCGACAAGGGACATCGTGATTCCTGGTGCGACCATCTTTAACATTCAGTATGCGGAAAAAGGAAACATCTGGTTACGTGCGAAAATCACAGGAACGAGTGGACACGGATCTTCTCCACCACCTCAATATCCTGCGTTATCCCTAATCCAATTTTTTAATGAAGTAAGAGAACTGGAATCTGATATTCGTATAACTTCAGAAACTGATGCATTTTTTTATCAACTAGGAACTATCAGCTCTTTTCCTAATTCATTTTTTTTGAAGAATGCCAGAAACCCTTTGATCAAACCCTTATTGCACGGAACCATTCGAAGTAACCGCCACCTAACGGCTATGACAACTAATACGAAATCAATCACTGGGTTTCGCACGACAGAAGGGGAAGGGGGAGAGAATGTAATTGCAGGAGAGGCTTCAGGAAGATTGGATATCCGCACACTTCCCGGTGTTGACATTGAGGAATTTGCCAAAAAAGTTAAATCCATCGCGGAGAAATACAAAGCAGAAATTACTTTTACCGATATCAATCCAACGGATGTATCTCCTATCAACACGCGTTTTTTTAGTACATTGGCAGCAGTGTCCGTAAATAAATTTCCGAATAGTACAGTGACTCCCTTTCTTTCGCCAGGGAAAACGGATAATTCCTATTTAAGACGAGTAGGAATCAAAG
- a CDS encoding TonB-dependent receptor plug domain-containing protein: MKYIRIYLLIICFAWQSSTFAEGNLEIVFQIVKSNSGKPVSNAVVISKKGKTSGVSNEEGIAKLRFPEPGYYEIKVSTADRTESIFREVRFKGQIILVTISESNLAGILVSGERDKTPLSRYGLVQDEIKRLPGVSGDSLKALQTIPGVVIGAPVGILPSVFTNIGTNLLTGNPYSNSERGDLSLRGGGTRQNQYYFDGFPLPYPFHLGNQSSVLNNNLIKSFDVFTGAFPAKYGYATGGIIAIEGTDRVDENKTVINTNLFLSDIYNQSKVLPGLAMISSGRKNYPNLVLLQAYPQGIPEDAKYAEYHDYQWKLIWDINSEHRLTIQTFGTRDRQAYTKAQADLERGGQDPRPPTGLDRMFRTDAIRYIWKGKTFRNTLSYSRTSFNEFFELRFTNPLTAENIFGLQNRTADSITYVHNAFEWELWEEHLKLEAGVQGRFRETTLKGENISAYNRLFNNIFNDLLNSNAAFRSVIDGDRVRYREKSAYAELPFKYAGFRLTPGARVDNYSGSNETNLAPRITGGYLFESTKTGFMAGHGIHYNAPVSVEALSAKSGNPNLYMERSEHNSVGISQEFANLWQIKIEGFRNIFQNIIVPDAYIVDPYALNNDTRIFVNETAKVLANPITPKNLNYSNAGYGHSEGIEIFIKKTKDPREQSGLFGWISYTNSITKRINNQSRMNSDETRNRTLLNNSRTLLAQSKFGTNYINYYDDNQFEVIYNNDKEQLYDLDRTHILNIVFGYKFNQEWMVGGRFRYFSGTPYTPITSATRASQAATFGLNLYFPNYSGNYNSDRFLPFHQFDLRIDRIENYSWGYINTYIEFVNFYGRRNQAGFDFDNTKNYERNQNPAPTYDTVNSPFIISQTPNGKMAIIPLINIGIEVRF; encoded by the coding sequence ATGAAATATATACGAATCTATCTACTGATCATATGTTTTGCCTGGCAGAGTTCCACCTTTGCAGAAGGCAATCTAGAAATTGTTTTCCAAATTGTGAAATCCAATTCTGGAAAACCGGTAAGTAATGCTGTCGTAATTTCTAAAAAGGGAAAAACCAGCGGGGTATCCAATGAAGAAGGGATCGCCAAACTTCGATTTCCCGAACCTGGGTATTATGAAATCAAAGTTTCTACCGCAGACCGAACGGAATCTATATTTCGAGAAGTTCGTTTCAAAGGCCAAATCATTTTGGTTACTATATCGGAATCCAATCTAGCGGGAATTTTAGTGAGTGGTGAAAGAGATAAAACTCCACTTTCCCGATATGGACTCGTCCAAGACGAAATCAAACGTCTTCCCGGAGTGTCCGGCGATTCCTTAAAGGCTCTCCAAACCATTCCCGGTGTTGTCATTGGTGCGCCTGTGGGAATTTTGCCATCTGTGTTTACAAATATTGGAACCAATTTACTAACTGGAAATCCTTACTCCAATAGTGAGAGAGGGGACTTATCTCTTCGAGGTGGTGGAACTCGTCAAAATCAATATTACTTTGATGGATTTCCACTTCCTTATCCTTTCCATTTGGGAAACCAGTCTTCTGTTCTCAATAACAATCTTATTAAATCTTTTGATGTATTTACTGGTGCTTTTCCAGCTAAATATGGTTATGCGACTGGGGGAATTATCGCCATCGAAGGAACCGATCGCGTTGATGAAAATAAAACTGTTATAAATACCAATTTATTTTTATCTGATATTTATAATCAAAGTAAAGTCCTTCCTGGGCTTGCCATGATTAGCTCTGGTCGAAAGAATTATCCTAACTTAGTTTTATTGCAGGCCTATCCGCAAGGGATACCTGAAGACGCCAAATATGCGGAATACCATGACTATCAGTGGAAATTGATTTGGGATATCAATTCCGAACACCGACTCACTATACAAACCTTTGGAACTAGAGATCGACAAGCATACACCAAAGCACAAGCCGATTTGGAAAGAGGAGGGCAAGACCCACGTCCACCAACTGGCCTCGATCGTATGTTTCGCACTGATGCCATTCGTTATATATGGAAAGGGAAAACTTTTCGAAATACTTTATCTTATTCACGTACATCATTTAATGAATTTTTTGAACTTCGATTCACTAACCCTCTGACTGCAGAGAATATTTTTGGATTACAAAATAGAACCGCTGATTCGATTACCTATGTTCACAATGCCTTTGAATGGGAACTTTGGGAAGAACATCTCAAACTAGAAGCTGGTGTACAAGGTAGGTTTCGTGAAACTACTTTAAAGGGCGAAAATATTTCTGCTTATAACCGATTATTCAATAATATATTTAATGACCTTTTAAATTCCAATGCTGCCTTTCGATCTGTGATCGACGGAGATCGTGTTCGGTATCGTGAAAAATCTGCTTATGCGGAACTACCTTTTAAATATGCAGGTTTTCGCCTAACACCAGGAGCACGAGTTGACAATTATTCTGGCAGTAATGAAACCAACTTGGCTCCTAGGATTACAGGTGGGTATCTTTTTGAATCGACAAAGACTGGTTTTATGGCCGGGCACGGAATTCATTACAATGCACCAGTTTCGGTGGAAGCTTTGTCTGCCAAATCAGGAAATCCCAATCTCTATATGGAACGTTCGGAACACAATTCCGTAGGGATTAGCCAGGAGTTTGCAAACCTTTGGCAAATTAAAATTGAAGGGTTTAGGAACATCTTTCAAAATATCATAGTCCCGGATGCCTATATTGTAGATCCCTACGCTCTAAACAATGACACTCGAATCTTTGTAAATGAAACAGCCAAAGTTCTCGCCAACCCCATCACTCCTAAAAATTTAAATTATTCCAATGCGGGATATGGTCATTCGGAAGGGATCGAAATTTTTATCAAAAAAACAAAAGATCCAAGAGAACAATCAGGACTCTTTGGTTGGATATCCTATACTAACTCCATCACAAAACGTATCAACAACCAATCTCGAATGAACAGTGATGAAACGAGAAATCGAACTTTATTAAACAATTCCAGAACTCTACTTGCTCAGTCCAAATTCGGCACTAACTATATCAATTATTATGATGATAATCAGTTTGAAGTAATCTACAATAATGACAAAGAACAATTGTATGATTTGGACAGAACTCATATTCTTAATATTGTTTTTGGTTATAAATTCAATCAGGAATGGATGGTGGGGGGAAGGTTTCGTTATTTTTCAGGGACTCCTTACACTCCCATTACAAGTGCTACACGGGCAAGCCAAGCGGCAACGTTTGGACTAAATTTATACTTTCCCAATTATTCAGGAAATTATAACAGCGATCGATTTTTGCCTTTTCATCAATTTGATTTGCGGATTGACCGAATTGAAAATTATTCCTGGGGTTATATCAATACCTACATTGAATTTGTGAACTTTTATGGTCGCCGCAACCAAGCCGGTTTTGATTTTGATAACACTAAAAATTACGAAAGAAATCAAAACCCCGCACCAACGTATGATACAGTCAATTCTCCCTTTATCATTTCCCAAACTCCCAACGGAAAAATGGCGATTATCCCTCTGATCAATATTGGTATAGAGGTGCGATTTTGA
- a CDS encoding class I SAM-dependent methyltransferase, translating to MYSKSFWNERYANEDYVYGKDPNDFLRTRLPNLKKGRILFPCEGEGRNAVFAAGLGWDVFAFDQSEEGKQKATALAKEKNVSFHYEISDALNYPYAPEQMDMVALIYCHFHKSIRTTIHRNCVRTLKTGGILLLEAFSPDQLQYTSGGPKDPDMLSNLKDLRMDFSEMNVEYEEALEIELNESPFHRGKAAIVRLVLRKI from the coding sequence ATGTATTCTAAATCTTTCTGGAACGAACGTTATGCGAACGAGGATTATGTTTACGGCAAAGATCCAAATGATTTTTTACGCACTCGTTTGCCTAATTTAAAAAAAGGAAGAATCCTTTTTCCTTGCGAAGGAGAAGGGAGAAATGCTGTATTTGCTGCAGGCTTAGGTTGGGATGTATTTGCATTTGACCAATCCGAGGAAGGAAAACAAAAAGCAACGGCTCTTGCAAAAGAAAAAAATGTAAGTTTTCATTACGAAATTTCTGATGCATTGAATTATCCTTACGCTCCGGAGCAAATGGATATGGTTGCTTTGATTTATTGTCACTTTCACAAATCAATTCGAACTACCATTCATAGAAATTGTGTTCGGACTTTAAAAACTGGTGGAATTTTGTTATTAGAAGCATTCTCCCCTGACCAACTACAATATACTTCAGGTGGTCCGAAAGATCCGGATATGTTAAGTAATCTAAAAGATTTGCGTATGGACTTTTCAGAAATGAACGTAGAATACGAAGAGGCTTTAGAGATTGAACTAAACGAAAGTCCGTTCCATAGAGGAAAGGCTGCCATTGTCCGCCTTGTTTTACGAAAAATCTAA